A stretch of the Gimesia chilikensis genome encodes the following:
- a CDS encoding EF-hand domain-containing protein, producing MPDIFSAEKRAAVPDPIAELATQAYQEWEKIQKAADQNSDGLIFPAEWPEKELRKLWPPLAELEFSGWDTNQDGQVSQQEAQVLLNIAYGIKHVDGSDLRSENGWVVYRSYFTGADKNKDHRLSKEEYLPSIRWPEEKVLALFQELDVDKNESLSIQELKKTTTSYIDEFNFFLRTDKDLDGLLSPEEMGEVNSNDRYPKRLKQGMAAFDTNGDGKFSLKEFRLSPVGCFYVTLRLSGQKDQDHDARLSWQEFYTEPAPQLMGLLWEQFKTYDRNQSGFLEPDEYEFQITPSKLAPENAFTFSDLNGDQHLEQDEYLALASNLSPKLAKRNFHFVDYNGDQKLSLKEYQTLPNLFPPEKRAPVPDPIADLATSAQQRWQKIWKAADQNADGLLTEKEWPQEELKKQLPPLEKLIFSNWDQDGNGQVTEKEARQLIDVAYGMKHVDGSSLRNPNGQVLYRFYIQRTDKNGDHRLSKEEYLPSIRLPKEKVEELFTQMDADKDGFLTYPEMRRTSNTNIDEFAYFLSRDSDLDGLLSAEELLKFNSNDSTPKRLPQGMAAFDEDGDGKLSLNEYRLAPVGISYVTLRVYDRIDTNLDARLSWEEFYAEPAPQLIGLAWELFSRYDRDQSGQLELDEFEFRIDSSKMSPENAFTARDQDQNGTLSEEEYLSTIPQARQKAAQRDFHLVDYDQNGQLSFTEYQTLPDLFPPEKRGSVPDPVVELATAAQQTCAKLFKGADANADGQLSESEWPLKELTQKLPPLSEVKFRDWDRNQNSQISEQEVQDLIDIAYGLKHVTGAPLRTPDGRTLYRSYITYADKNGDNRLSREEYIPSIRRPKEQVASLFAELDVNRDGSLDYVELAGSHLSNIDELKFFQRSDTDFDGLLSVEELAKVNSNDSTRERIPQGMAAFDSNQDGHFSLKEFRLSPMGCNYVTLRVYGRQDQDHDGQLSWNEFYTEPSPQLIGLAWELFKRYDRNNNGQLELDEIEFRYNPAKIPPDKYFAVADLNGDGKLTFEEVFTDSVPEQSDVRAYRSYQIRLARAEDKFFQDDQNQDQSLNLDEYIESHKAAELIAERHRRAVGRTTADDGSKWLFPVLGTLNVILLMGVAIFFLRRKTSQGSK from the coding sequence ATGCCTGATATTTTCTCAGCAGAGAAACGGGCCGCGGTCCCTGATCCCATCGCAGAACTGGCAACACAGGCATATCAAGAGTGGGAAAAAATTCAGAAAGCCGCCGATCAGAATTCGGACGGTCTGATTTTTCCCGCAGAATGGCCTGAAAAGGAATTGAGAAAGCTATGGCCTCCACTGGCAGAACTGGAATTCAGTGGTTGGGATACCAACCAGGACGGGCAAGTTTCTCAGCAGGAAGCACAGGTGTTACTCAACATCGCCTACGGCATCAAACACGTAGATGGTTCCGATTTACGTTCGGAAAATGGCTGGGTGGTTTACCGTTCCTATTTTACCGGTGCCGACAAGAACAAAGACCACAGACTGTCCAAAGAGGAATATCTGCCTTCGATCCGCTGGCCGGAAGAGAAAGTATTGGCGCTGTTTCAGGAACTGGACGTCGATAAGAATGAGTCGCTTTCAATTCAGGAATTAAAGAAAACAACGACTTCCTACATCGACGAATTCAACTTCTTTTTACGAACCGATAAAGATCTGGACGGACTGTTAAGTCCCGAGGAAATGGGAGAGGTCAATTCGAATGACCGCTACCCGAAGCGTCTCAAACAGGGCATGGCGGCCTTCGATACAAACGGCGACGGTAAATTCTCGTTGAAAGAATTCCGCCTGTCGCCGGTGGGCTGTTTTTATGTCACGCTGCGTCTCTCTGGACAAAAAGATCAGGATCACGACGCCCGGCTGTCCTGGCAGGAATTCTACACCGAACCCGCGCCGCAGTTAATGGGACTGCTCTGGGAACAGTTCAAAACCTATGATCGCAATCAGAGCGGCTTTCTGGAACCGGACGAGTATGAGTTCCAGATCACACCTTCTAAATTAGCACCGGAAAATGCATTTACCTTCAGTGACCTAAACGGGGACCAGCATCTGGAACAGGATGAATATCTGGCTCTGGCGAGTAATTTGAGCCCCAAACTGGCAAAGCGAAACTTCCATTTCGTCGATTATAATGGCGACCAGAAACTATCACTCAAGGAATATCAGACATTACCGAACCTGTTTCCCCCTGAGAAACGTGCTCCCGTTCCGGATCCGATCGCTGATCTCGCCACGTCGGCTCAGCAGAGATGGCAGAAGATCTGGAAAGCGGCTGATCAAAATGCCGACGGACTATTGACGGAAAAGGAGTGGCCTCAAGAAGAATTGAAAAAACAACTTCCCCCGCTAGAGAAACTCATATTTTCCAACTGGGATCAGGATGGGAACGGGCAGGTTACAGAAAAAGAAGCCCGGCAACTCATCGATGTGGCTTATGGCATGAAGCATGTCGATGGATCATCACTCAGAAACCCTAATGGTCAGGTGCTTTATCGTTTCTATATACAACGCACTGACAAAAATGGGGACCACCGGCTCTCTAAAGAAGAGTATCTTCCCTCAATTCGACTGCCAAAGGAAAAAGTGGAAGAATTGTTTACCCAAATGGATGCAGATAAAGATGGCTTTTTAACTTACCCTGAGATGAGACGGACCAGTAATACCAACATCGACGAATTCGCTTATTTTCTGAGCAGAGATAGCGATCTGGACGGTCTGTTGAGCGCCGAAGAGTTACTCAAATTCAATTCCAACGACTCAACGCCCAAGAGACTTCCCCAAGGTATGGCCGCTTTTGACGAGGATGGAGACGGCAAGCTCTCACTGAATGAATATCGTCTGGCACCTGTTGGTATTTCGTACGTGACCCTGAGAGTGTATGACCGAATTGATACAAACCTTGATGCCAGGCTGTCCTGGGAAGAGTTTTATGCGGAACCTGCGCCTCAACTGATTGGATTGGCTTGGGAACTTTTCTCTCGTTATGATCGCGATCAAAGTGGACAACTGGAACTCGATGAATTCGAATTTCGCATTGATTCATCGAAGATGTCGCCCGAGAACGCATTCACCGCCCGTGATCAGGATCAGAATGGCACTCTCTCTGAAGAAGAATATCTTTCCACAATCCCTCAGGCCCGGCAAAAAGCAGCACAACGAGATTTTCATCTGGTTGACTATGACCAAAACGGTCAGCTTTCCTTTACCGAATATCAGACATTGCCTGATTTGTTTCCGCCAGAAAAACGAGGGTCAGTTCCCGATCCGGTTGTCGAACTGGCTACGGCAGCACAACAAACCTGTGCAAAATTGTTTAAAGGGGCCGATGCGAATGCAGACGGGCAATTATCCGAAAGTGAATGGCCTTTGAAGGAACTGACACAGAAACTTCCCCCTTTGTCAGAAGTGAAATTCCGCGACTGGGATCGAAATCAGAATAGCCAGATCTCGGAACAGGAAGTGCAGGATTTAATTGACATCGCTTATGGTCTGAAACATGTAACCGGGGCTCCTCTACGGACTCCCGACGGCCGCACCCTCTATCGCTCCTACATTACGTATGCAGACAAAAACGGAGACAACCGACTCTCTCGGGAAGAATATATTCCCTCAATTCGCAGACCGAAAGAACAGGTCGCATCGCTGTTTGCAGAGCTGGATGTTAATCGAGACGGATCTCTGGATTACGTGGAGCTTGCCGGATCTCACCTGTCGAATATTGATGAGTTGAAATTCTTCCAACGCAGTGATACGGACTTTGACGGTTTATTGAGCGTTGAGGAACTGGCTAAGGTAAATTCAAATGATTCAACACGCGAACGGATTCCGCAGGGAATGGCCGCATTCGACAGCAATCAGGATGGGCATTTCTCCCTCAAAGAATTCCGCCTCTCTCCCATGGGCTGCAATTATGTAACGCTCCGCGTCTATGGCAGACAGGACCAAGACCACGATGGACAACTATCCTGGAACGAATTCTACACTGAACCCTCTCCTCAGTTGATCGGTTTAGCATGGGAACTGTTTAAGCGGTATGATCGCAATAATAACGGCCAGCTCGAACTGGATGAAATTGAATTTCGATACAACCCGGCAAAAATCCCTCCCGATAAATATTTTGCTGTCGCTGATTTAAATGGAGATGGAAAACTCACTTTTGAAGAGGTATTTACGGACTCGGTCCCCGAACAATCTGATGTCAGAGCCTATCGCAGTTATCAAATCCGATTGGCCCGGGCCGAAGACAAGTTTTTTCAAGATGATCAGAACCAGGATCAGTCTCTGAACTTGGACGAATACATTGAATCACACAAAGCCGCAGAATTGATTGCGGAAAGGCACCGTAGAGCCGTGGGACGCACAACAGCGGACGATGGTTCAAAATGGTTATTTCCGGTATTGGGAACTTTGAATGTCATCCTCCTGATGGGAGTGGCTATTTTCTTTTTACGCCGAAAGACGAGCCAAGGATCAAAATGA
- a CDS encoding SUMF1/EgtB/PvdO family nonheme iron enzyme gives MESQYSAGSRWNHDRLTARNGLSRIELIIISALLVLFLALALPAILSSRESARHSACVNRLHDLGVALRQYHDNFQSLPPAANWHPGRYRSMMLNQNRRVDLLTYQNWAILLLPHIGQSGLADVYDISQPIGADENTEIRTTMLDEMRCPSDSYNRLDNHHLFQLYPDEPPQVEFARGNYAINLGTQCHRPDIGNSSRPAGEGVQIIADADRRVFQYAGSGIAGINRSFTFDDFQNGQSTLVALEEVRAGIHPLDARGVWSLGQIGGSITSAHGISGDDGGPNNQWARSDDVLGCGRLHAAIGAETLKEARMPCVHYVDRNDQATARSMHQQGVNVLFLDGAVRFVHDQVDRGLWHVMHSRETPAEILSDQFETRLSDLEPPPDAEVDQVKKLPETTSPGRSFKNSLGMSFVVLPAGEFQMGIPDVGNGSMPPEECPVHLVQITESINMGQYEVTQQQYEAVIANNPSFHKINQLRDSVDHFPVEQVTWNEASEFCQRLSELPEEQASGRRYRLPTEAEWEYACRSGKSEAYDWITARKTHQQTGENAGLEPPLEIQPVGSYSPNEFQLYDMRGNVFEWCSDWFDRSYYSRSPKKNPQGPASGYLKVVRGSDWIFVGEVCRINYPILAPWKSNRFIGFRVVCEVVP, from the coding sequence ATGGAATCCCAATATTCAGCTGGTTCTCGATGGAATCATGATCGACTCACCGCTAGAAATGGCCTCAGCAGAATTGAGTTAATCATCATCTCTGCTTTACTTGTATTATTTCTAGCTCTCGCTTTGCCTGCAATTCTCTCATCTCGGGAGAGTGCACGACATTCCGCATGCGTAAATCGTCTGCATGATCTGGGGGTGGCACTGAGACAGTACCATGATAACTTTCAATCACTCCCTCCAGCTGCGAACTGGCATCCTGGGCGATATCGATCCATGATGCTCAATCAGAATCGCCGTGTCGATTTACTCACTTATCAGAACTGGGCAATTTTACTCCTGCCGCATATCGGACAATCCGGTCTGGCCGATGTTTATGATATTTCTCAACCAATTGGTGCAGATGAAAACACAGAGATACGCACTACCATGTTGGATGAAATGCGTTGTCCTTCTGATAGTTACAACCGTCTGGATAATCACCACCTATTTCAGCTATATCCTGATGAGCCCCCACAGGTGGAATTTGCCCGGGGGAATTATGCGATCAATCTCGGTACCCAGTGCCATCGTCCCGATATAGGCAATTCCTCAAGGCCAGCTGGAGAGGGAGTGCAAATCATTGCTGACGCGGACCGCCGAGTATTTCAATATGCTGGATCAGGTATTGCAGGGATCAATCGTTCTTTCACATTCGATGATTTCCAAAATGGGCAATCAACACTTGTTGCGTTGGAAGAAGTTCGGGCAGGGATTCACCCTCTCGATGCAAGAGGAGTATGGTCACTAGGACAAATCGGCGGGAGCATCACCTCCGCACATGGGATCTCTGGGGATGACGGTGGTCCGAATAATCAATGGGCACGATCGGATGATGTTCTAGGCTGTGGCAGACTGCACGCCGCCATAGGTGCGGAAACTCTGAAAGAAGCACGCATGCCTTGCGTACATTATGTGGACCGGAATGATCAGGCTACAGCGCGTAGTATGCATCAACAGGGGGTCAATGTTTTGTTTTTAGATGGAGCCGTTCGTTTCGTGCACGATCAGGTAGACCGCGGTCTCTGGCATGTGATGCATTCCCGGGAAACCCCGGCTGAGATTCTCTCCGATCAGTTTGAAACCCGCTTAAGTGATCTGGAGCCCCCTCCAGATGCCGAAGTCGATCAGGTGAAAAAGTTGCCAGAAACAACTTCGCCAGGTAGATCGTTTAAGAACTCCCTGGGTATGAGCTTTGTGGTACTTCCTGCAGGTGAATTTCAGATGGGAATACCGGATGTAGGAAACGGCTCCATGCCACCAGAAGAATGTCCAGTTCATCTGGTTCAAATCACTGAGTCAATTAATATGGGCCAGTATGAAGTCACACAGCAACAATACGAAGCGGTAATAGCCAACAATCCCAGCTTCCATAAAATCAACCAATTGCGTGACAGTGTTGATCATTTTCCAGTCGAGCAGGTTACCTGGAATGAGGCATCGGAATTTTGCCAACGTCTCAGTGAACTTCCAGAAGAACAAGCCTCAGGACGCAGATACCGCCTCCCAACGGAAGCGGAATGGGAATACGCATGTCGTTCAGGGAAGTCCGAGGCTTATGACTGGATCACAGCCAGAAAAACTCATCAGCAAACTGGTGAGAATGCTGGCTTAGAACCCCCTTTGGAGATTCAGCCGGTTGGTAGTTATTCACCCAACGAATTCCAATTGTACGACATGCGCGGAAACGTATTTGAATGGTGTTCTGACTGGTTTGACCGCAGTTATTACAGTCGTTCCCCTAAGAAAAATCCACAGGGGCCCGCTTCAGGCTATTTGAAAGTCGTTCGTGGTAGCGACTGGATCTTCGTTGGAGAGGTCTGTCGGATCAATTATCCTATCCTGGCCCCCTGGAAGTCCAATCGCTTTATCGGCTTTCGCGTGGTTTGTGAGGTGGTGCCTTAA
- a CDS encoding glycosyltransferase family 39 protein, producing MNIKLDLVKIELEDEIFRLETPIRSCTDNTYKNTGITEVDSSEKITSEKFNFEYLWLGIVLLIAGFFRFAYLNQVSYWFDESFTLKMVEFPLLDMMKRNMHDDDNPPLYYLTLKLWVSLFGNYLTAPRILSALCSMTTVTGTYFLVKEAYHTSSEDSPKPDSRYVALLAAALVSLSPLQISWAQQVRMYAMAPTFAVWSSYFLFRAMFRKDSGKGSWILFTLLSVSQAYTHYFGLFIAIAQYGFALGYVGYQRLNQREKKVSLQTVFISGITFYFLFLPWLLVFLEHRERVDVKMPTADITWPYIGTRLAMSFDLQWFYSVTPVTGVLVAQFFLIVFLMLAMQRRPADYFLILTTLLPFLAAAIVSLYMRTVFVPRYLISAQVFALISIAVAVSNIPWKLFRWTGILLVLMAMGWLSKEQFLTRTLNASLPGMRGAVTYLNDQREVDETVIVCNPMLFTSIVFYIDDRDQLFTQGTPRGYPYYQGTAVMRDDEYLKISELKNQSHTRIWTFDADKWFGHTWTVNLPPGWHEVSRKRFQEFNADFIIRCYEHQPPNQVATDVL from the coding sequence ATGAATATTAAATTAGATCTGGTAAAGATAGAATTGGAGGATGAAATATTTCGCCTTGAAACACCAATTCGGTCGTGCACGGATAATACCTATAAAAATACAGGGATAACTGAAGTGGATAGCTCTGAGAAGATCACTTCTGAAAAATTCAACTTCGAATACCTGTGGTTAGGAATTGTTCTACTGATAGCAGGTTTCTTTCGGTTTGCTTACCTGAATCAAGTGTCTTACTGGTTCGATGAAAGTTTTACGCTGAAAATGGTAGAGTTTCCATTACTGGATATGATGAAAAGGAATATGCATGATGACGACAACCCACCTTTGTACTACTTGACCCTGAAACTCTGGGTTTCTTTATTTGGCAACTATCTTACCGCACCACGTATTTTAAGCGCGCTCTGCAGTATGACTACGGTTACTGGAACATACTTTCTCGTCAAAGAAGCCTACCATACATCATCAGAAGATAGCCCAAAGCCAGATTCTCGATACGTCGCACTTCTGGCCGCAGCGCTAGTTTCGTTAAGTCCTCTTCAAATCAGTTGGGCGCAACAGGTCCGTATGTATGCGATGGCTCCGACTTTTGCTGTCTGGTCAAGCTACTTTCTATTTCGAGCCATGTTTCGAAAAGACAGCGGAAAAGGGAGTTGGATCCTGTTTACTCTCCTCTCCGTCTCACAGGCGTACACTCACTATTTTGGTTTATTTATTGCGATCGCCCAATATGGTTTTGCCTTGGGGTATGTTGGATATCAACGCTTGAACCAGCGAGAGAAAAAAGTTTCACTGCAGACAGTATTTATCTCGGGAATTACGTTCTATTTTCTATTTCTCCCCTGGTTACTGGTCTTTCTGGAACACCGGGAAAGAGTAGATGTGAAAATGCCTACTGCAGATATCACATGGCCCTATATTGGGACTAGACTGGCAATGTCTTTTGACCTGCAATGGTTTTACAGTGTCACTCCTGTGACGGGGGTTTTGGTGGCCCAGTTCTTTTTGATTGTTTTTTTGATGTTAGCAATGCAGCGTCGGCCCGCTGATTATTTTCTGATTCTGACGACGCTGCTACCGTTTCTTGCTGCTGCGATCGTATCCCTCTATATGAGGACTGTTTTTGTTCCCCGGTATCTCATTTCGGCACAGGTGTTTGCTCTGATTTCGATTGCTGTTGCAGTAAGTAATATTCCATGGAAGTTATTTCGTTGGACCGGTATTCTTCTCGTCCTGATGGCGATGGGCTGGCTTTCGAAAGAGCAATTCTTAACAAGAACTCTCAATGCCTCACTGCCTGGCATGCGTGGGGCTGTGACATACTTGAACGATCAGCGCGAAGTGGACGAAACGGTCATTGTTTGTAATCCCATGTTGTTTACATCCATTGTGTTCTATATTGATGATCGGGATCAACTTTTTACACAAGGAACTCCCCGTGGTTATCCTTATTATCAAGGAACAGCAGTGATGCGCGATGATGAGTATCTAAAGATTTCTGAATTGAAGAATCAATCTCATACGCGTATCTGGACTTTCGATGCTGATAAGTGGTTTGGGCATACCTGGACGGTCAATTTACCACCTGGATGGCATGAGGTCAGTCGAAAACGCTTCCAGGAATTCAATGCCGATTTCATCATACGTTGCTATGAGCACCAGCCCCCCAATCAAGTGGCGACAGATGTTCTTTAA
- a CDS encoding ThiF family adenylyltransferase: protein MTNTTIDRFQRQSGLVPKERLSQISVTIIGVGAISRQVALQLAAIGAPRIQLVDFNTVELTNITTQGYRRQDLGSAKVEATARAIQELDDSVQVETISDRFRSSISIGEAVFC from the coding sequence GTGACAAATACAACGATAGATCGTTTTCAGAGACAGAGTGGACTGGTGCCTAAAGAGAGACTATCACAGATTTCGGTGACTATTATTGGTGTGGGAGCCATCAGTCGGCAAGTGGCCCTGCAACTGGCGGCAATTGGGGCGCCACGGATTCAGCTTGTGGATTTTAATACGGTCGAATTGACGAATATCACGACTCAGGGCTATCGGAGACAGGATCTGGGATCAGCTAAAGTCGAAGCAACGGCCAGGGCAATCCAGGAGCTCGATGATTCGGTTCAGGTAGAGACGATTTCAGATCGGTTTCGTTCGTCTATCAGTATAGGAGAGGCTGTCTTCTGCTGA
- a CDS encoding recombinase family protein has translation MNFYNPENEIVPRNGYSLVVGIPGRISGCENQNEISLEDQVDHAKDVAYEMYNGEIEFRTIVTKGKGEHLDRPELREIENWIESDELDFLIVEDLGRIVRGLEAHRLCGIAVDHGTRVLSVNDDIDTNHPDWEVRSVDACKEHVRHNEHTSRRIKQKKMNRFKKRGAATPCPIAGYIKPDGAQTFSDWSKDVNVAGYIKEGLQILRRTLNGATVADYFNAVEFPPGPYCRKKNWDGTMVLSYYRNPILKGLPQRGKKHTVKQHKTGRRTSVPNPKGPVFRAEPHLAFFSTEEIDPVLEAIAKKNAHFRRKKNQNGVDTRYQVPRKRTRAFGQHATCYYCGGHYVWGGNGITDNLMCSNSREWRCWNSIGFNGPKAAQKLLDVILKSLSSLEGIDVQFLEIIRQIQAGAPDNILARENELNKVEEEIERESHNIKKLIRESVDAKVDTALLYEMMSELSERKKKLSQDRLTLVHAKSRQLDLPESVLKLKEILLHHLEDVDIHSHEYGDLIRELVPEIYVYQVRLIDGGHLLPRAKIRLNLAGSIPDATTFPELQQLLSREMTLDLFEPPQRDLIRPEAARLAAAGLDQRKIASQLECKPTQTAVSNALKLHQQVLEQGLTSPYVLLEEPPDDYKKLRRHKNPKYSFQAKEGYQRPLL, from the coding sequence ATGAACTTTTATAACCCTGAAAACGAAATAGTACCACGAAATGGATACTCGTTAGTAGTTGGAATTCCTGGGCGTATTTCTGGTTGTGAAAACCAAAATGAAATCAGTTTAGAAGACCAGGTCGATCATGCAAAAGATGTTGCGTATGAGATGTATAACGGAGAAATCGAGTTCAGGACAATCGTAACCAAAGGCAAAGGAGAGCATCTCGACCGTCCAGAACTTCGAGAGATTGAGAACTGGATTGAATCAGATGAGCTGGATTTTTTAATTGTCGAAGATCTTGGTCGTATTGTACGCGGTCTGGAAGCACACCGACTCTGTGGCATAGCAGTAGACCATGGTACGAGAGTCCTCTCAGTAAATGACGACATTGATACAAATCATCCGGATTGGGAGGTCAGGAGTGTGGATGCTTGCAAAGAGCACGTGAGGCATAATGAGCATACATCGCGCCGGATCAAACAAAAAAAAATGAACCGGTTTAAAAAACGTGGTGCTGCGACTCCCTGTCCCATCGCAGGTTATATCAAACCCGATGGAGCCCAGACTTTCTCAGACTGGTCAAAGGATGTTAATGTTGCCGGATACATTAAGGAAGGATTACAGATCCTGAGAAGAACACTGAATGGAGCGACCGTCGCTGACTACTTCAATGCAGTTGAATTTCCGCCCGGCCCATATTGCAGAAAGAAGAACTGGGATGGGACCATGGTATTAAGCTACTACCGCAATCCTATCCTTAAGGGACTTCCCCAACGTGGAAAAAAACATACCGTCAAGCAGCATAAAACGGGTAGAAGAACTTCTGTCCCTAATCCGAAAGGCCCTGTGTTTCGAGCAGAACCGCATCTGGCATTTTTTTCTACCGAAGAAATTGATCCTGTTCTCGAAGCGATAGCTAAAAAAAATGCCCATTTTAGGCGTAAGAAGAACCAGAACGGTGTAGATACTCGGTATCAAGTTCCCAGGAAACGAACCCGGGCATTTGGACAGCATGCGACTTGCTACTACTGTGGAGGTCATTACGTATGGGGCGGTAACGGTATCACGGACAACCTGATGTGTTCAAATTCACGCGAGTGGCGCTGCTGGAACTCCATTGGGTTTAATGGGCCTAAAGCTGCGCAGAAGCTGCTGGATGTGATCCTGAAGAGCCTTTCATCGCTGGAGGGAATTGATGTTCAGTTCCTGGAGATCATACGGCAGATACAAGCTGGTGCCCCTGATAATATCCTAGCCCGTGAAAATGAATTAAATAAAGTCGAAGAAGAAATTGAACGCGAGAGTCATAATATTAAAAAATTGATTCGAGAGTCTGTTGACGCTAAAGTCGATACGGCGCTTCTATATGAGATGATGTCGGAATTGAGTGAACGGAAAAAGAAGCTGTCGCAGGACCGTTTAACACTGGTACATGCGAAAAGTAGACAGTTAGATCTTCCAGAGTCCGTACTAAAACTCAAGGAGATACTTTTGCATCATCTCGAAGACGTCGATATTCATTCTCATGAGTATGGTGATTTGATCCGGGAACTGGTCCCTGAGATCTATGTCTACCAGGTACGCCTAATTGATGGTGGCCATTTACTGCCTCGTGCTAAGATCCGCCTCAATCTGGCAGGCAGCATACCAGATGCGACTACCTTTCCAGAGCTACAGCAGTTACTGTCTCGGGAAATGACCCTGGATCTGTTTGAGCCCCCTCAACGCGATCTGATCCGGCCGGAAGCTGCCAGGCTGGCTGCCGCTGGCCTGGATCAGCGTAAGATTGCCAGCCAGTTGGAATGTAAGCCAACCCAGACTGCTGTCTCGAACGCCCTGAAGCTGCATCAGCAGGTGCTCGAACAGGGACTGACAAGCCCTTATGTACTTCTGGAAGAACCGCCTGATGACTATAAAAAACTTCGCAGGCACAAGAACCCAAAGTACTCTTTCCAGGCAAAGGAAGGTTACCAGCGGCCCTTGCTCTGA